GCGAGTTTGACGATTACAACAAATACCCGTGACTCCATCCACAACACCCGAGTACCGTTAACATAGACGCATCACATTCCGTAAACGGAGGAGAAAGCCGTCGGCATTTGCAAGTTCCTTTGCAATTAAATAAACCCACCTACCGTGCTAAACCATCAATATtcgaaatacaaaaaaaaaagaaaaacaatgggTGACGGTGAAGCACGCTCGAGCTCCGACGGTGACACACACAACAGGTTAGACAAGTTTCATTTATGACTTTTAGAATACAACAAAACGCAGTACGTTGCATATGCATGGTAGACGAATATTCGCATTAACAGCCACGTACGGGGTATATGCAGGGACGTATGCGAAGAGGTCTACGACGCAGATACAGTTGAGCAGTCGCAGCCCCGGCAAGCGTCTGAGGTAAATCTTCTGCTCAGGTGTACTTCACACATTCTTTAAACAAATAACTGATTTGATTTTggcttttttttatatgtagcTCTCCGGTGGACCCAAAGCTGACTGCGAAACCTCAGCCGAAGCTCCACAGCCAGATGATGTTAATGCGGTCAAAGGTGACCAGATGCCAAGGCTAAACACAGAGAATCGAGTCTGTTCTTCGCATGCATGTCCAAGCCGTGGAAACATAGGTGCTATTTCCCGCCTTCAACGCTATGGAAGAGGGTGGGACGTAAACGACGGTGATGGAGGTTCTGCTCATATTCCGTGCGTGCATTGTAGGGCTGATTATGAATTGATCCTGTTTGTCCACCTCTTTGACTGATTGGATAAAATTGggttcttaatatttttttggttatcCTATGTAATATATGTATTATCACTattatgtaataattttttcaacTGTTTGACTCGTTTTGGCACTGTTTGACTCGTCTTgccatcatttttatttttgcgTTTTTTGtttagtattaaaaatttaacttaTGGAAAATACAATTGTTCCCCCTTACTGACCTCACATTCGGTGACTCTCCATTGCATAGCCAagtaatcatttttttataagatcAACGCAACTCCCGTCTGCAACGTTATTCATAGCAGTCCATAGGCCTTCAGCCCTTCCTGTCTACTCTAACGTCACATTACCAATATTTGCATTTATTGCGAATTTTGCGCAATTGATGCACCACAAGTTTTACCATGCTTTTTCTTCGTTTATCGATAAAATTACAAGGTGCATTATTATCTTCATTTTTCCGAGGAATGGCATACGTACATTAATTAACCACATTAAAatgtattaatttatttattattaacttaaattttgattttcgtTAATGTATATCAATGCACAAGTCCGTCACAAGCCATAACCATTCATCAGTTTCTATAATCCTTATCTTTATCCATAACTTCTGCCGGGAGAAAATTCATTGCTTCAAGGGCCGTTGTCGTCTACCAAACCTCCCGGTCTTCGTCCGACAAAATGTCGCACGAATCCCTCGACGACCACGCCATTAGTCCGAGCGATCTCGAGGAACCTCCGACCGCAGACCTGATCAACACCCTCCAATAGAGGATGAAGTTTTTGAGTGATAGTCTTCGTAGGACACAAGACGAAGCAAGGACGGCGAGGATCGAGGCAATCACCGCGAAAGTCAGGGCGAATATTAGGAAGCATCAACTGGATCAAGGCCGCCGGTTTAAAAAGAAGTTGCGCACGGAGATGGAACAGCATCAAACCACCATTCGCAAACTCGAAGACAAATCAAACGCTTTGAAAGCGGAAATTGCCGATCTTCGTCAAAGGGAACAGCAACAGATGGCCTCGTGGCGTGAAATGGAAGGCAGGCTCGAGGTTGTGGAGATCAAGGTAGGTTTATTGGTCCGCCAATTGTATGGCCAACCTGCGGTAATGGCAGACGGCTCTGACTATCAGGAAACCGCCGGGCAGAATGGAGACGATGTCTGGGCTATATGACCTACGCATCTATCTTCCAAGTCTTTATTTGCGGTGTTTCCGTATTTCTTTAGCTGTTCTTTTCATGTTCTGTAACCCCTGCGTAAAACTCGGTTTTCTTAATTATATCTAATTTCCGCAGCatttgagttttttttctttctttttattttcggaTGAAGCTATGTAGTAATGCGTGATCACACAGCAGCAACATGGCAGACACGTAACCTGCTTCGACACTGCCCTCTGTCCAGGCCCTAGACAGCAGTTTCATCCCAATGCCACGGCAGGCAATCAGGAAATACTCCGCAACTCCTGTCGGAGTATAGCATCCGCAATTCCTACTTCAACACAGCGACCGATACTCTCCGGCCGGTCaagttaaaataaaaaggacAATAACGGTATAACACGCTTCATCAGTATCggccaaaaaaaatttagatattatattatacaCTGACATTAGTTAATTTTTACGGCTTAGCGTGTAAATCGTTTCGTTGCCCATCATTATGGTTAATACCGGATAATTAGTACATTTAATTTATGTACTTAGACCCGTATTTATCTATACGTACAATTAGAAGTGGCTTCCTTTTGCCAAACGCTGGTGGGCAGTCTGGTTTTCATTTTCCAGTTTGCCTAGATATCCGGAAATGAGAAATGAGAAATGGGAAATGGGAAACGTGAATGACATTTTTGTTGTTTGCAAATTTAATGGAGCTCATCGATAATCGTTATTATTGGAAAGAATCAGATAAAACAATTAAATACATGTCGTATTCTGTAGATTATGGAATATTAAACCGATTAAAAATCGTAAGTGATCACATCAAATTAAGTTATCGAATTAAatggtaaattttttattttcggttaattgcattcattttttttatcgtTGATTTGACAGAACAAAACTCTTTTCTTCCTATCTAACTTGGTCCAGCACATCCCTACACCTGACCCTAGCATCCCTGCACACCTGCTTCTGAACCTAATTCGGATTGACGTACACGCTAACTCCTGAACGTGGGGTCCGCGCGATTGTATACCTCACCTTATCCACTTCCACTACTGAGCATCCAGGCAAGGGAAAACCTATAAATCAATTTACACCATTGAGCCTGACCAAGTCAAACTAACCAAGGTCTACCCACGCGTGAAGACGGaaacagaataaaaatatatctaatttgGTATGAGGATAACCGTGGTTAAAGTTAACAAAAGTGGAGATAATGCTTCATACGGTAATACAACTTACGAGAATCATAAACGACAAACCAGGAAAACAGAAACCCCAAGATAGACGGGCAATTTTTATTCGAATGCAAACAACTCCAGGAACACCCGAACCTTCTAATCGGCCAAACACTGCACACAGTTGTCTAAAAAGGACGCACTCGCCAACTCCGTCATCGACGCCTCCTTGTAAACAGTGTCGGACCTCGCTACCTTCCTCTTCCTTCCGTTATTCATGGAACCTCCTGCCATTTGCAAGCAACTTAGGCCATAGGTTATACAAAGTATAAAGACGACACACGACCACCAACGATATGTTTTCTACTGTtaggatatatatattttttaattggttCAGTGCCTCGTACGTTTCTCTTCTGATGGTTCTGGAAAAGATAAGATTGTTAATTAATAAGGGACGAACGAAATACTAATGTGCTATCCAATTCAACTGATTTGGTTTTACAACCAAAAAATTTAATGTTGACTTTTCGATTCTTGTGTTATATTCATGACAACCTTAATTGCTTTCGTTAATTACTCAACGAATAAATGTTAAATGTtatcctttccttttttttcatcGAAATAGTTTAAATTAATGTCTTATTTTCATGAATAAACCCCATCGTTGACACGTTAGTTGCGTAAAAAACCCATGCAAGCAACTttctactatatatatgtatacgtGCCCGTTATTCACAACCCCAAACCCTACTAAGTACTAACCCttcttcagttcttctttgccgTAACTCCTTCTCTCAACTCTCAGTATACCCTTCTCCTTTACTGCCACTATGTCGTCGTCCTCTTATCCCGAGAAAATGTCAGAGCAATCCATCACCGAACACGCCATTAGTCCCGACGACCTCGCGAAACTCTCGATCAATGCACTTATCGACATCATCCGCGTAGATGAAAAGTCCGCAGATTATGATCTCGTTGAGGCGGCACTGGTTAAGAGGGAGGAGATGTTAAAGGCTACACTTGTAACGACCAACGCAGAACTGAGGCAGGTAACGGTGGAGCTGATGGCCTCCAAGTTCGTCTTCGAGGCAAGGAAGGATGAACTGGAGGAAAAGGTGCAAGAAAAGCGACGgcttgaaaaagaattgaaaacagAGAAGCAAAAAAATGACGCGCTCCTTCAACAGTTGGTTCTCACTGAGAAGGAATTACAGGCAAAAATTGCCAAGCGCCATGAACGGGAACAGGTTGAGTCTCTTCCATGGTGTGACCTAGAACGCCGGCTGGACGTTGTGGAGAAAAGGCAAAAGTTTTTGCTCCGTCGTGCTCGTCATCCGGCCGGGTAGAATGAAGACGGGGCCGGAGGTGGTTGATGTGCTGCACATTATTGATATCTAAATGTCATTTTTTTCGTCCAGGCATGTATGatgcttttatttccttttttttgttttgtctccCATTTGATCTCCTgtactggaacttaaactcgtATAATATGATTATATATACTTTAATCTGTTGATATCGGAACCAAATACCAGAGACAGTGCGTTGGATTTCCGAGAATGTTTACGGGTTTCTACTATTTTAAGTACACGTACCGTCATTTTACACTAGACACTACATAATAAAACAAAGGAATACATACATAATCTCATGTTACTTTTTGATATCCTAATATTATGTGAATTTATAGGAAATACATCTTTCAAAATAGATTGCTCGAACGAACAGAGAATGCGAAGCCATTgatcaaaacaaaattcaaattaattcccACTCTTGTTATATAATAAAACATACATTCAGTGCAATTACATAATAAAAACTCCTAAAAAATCTCGATCATTGGGGTTTAGAAAACTACTTAAACGCAATAAGTCCCCAGGAACTTTCGGACATCGTATTCGGCCAGGCATTGCACACATGTCACACTGGACAAATCGCTCAACAGTACAGTTGGGGGAGGATTGGCGTGAGTGGTGAACAGTCACAGACATTCAGATGCGTGCCAACAATTCATTTAAGATCACCTTGTTATCTTTGCAAACGTCCGTCAAGAAATTGGTGTAGCTCTCTAGCTGGCCAGATTTGATAAAACCCACCATCATTTGAACACCCCTAACCATGTCTTCCTCGTCTTCGTGATCAAACATTAACTACATGGAAGACAGGTAACCTGCTTCGACGCTGCCCTCCGTTGAGGCCCTAGCAAGCAGTTCCATGCCTTTGTCACGGCGACCAAACCGTAGATATTCCACGAACCCATGTCGGACTATAGCATCCACATTTCCCACTTCCAGGCACCGATCAAGGAATCTCCTTTCAGGGCCGTCGTGGTTACCTAAAAACCGCGTCGCATGCTTGTATACAGCGTCTGATCTCGCCGCACCGAGGAAAACCTTACACGTCGCCTGCATGTTAAACAGATCCTCAATCGAACTCGATGCAACCTTGGTGGCAATAATCGACCAAATTTCGCGAGGAAGGAGATTCAGCGGGCATTCGTGCTGAACGGATACGTCCACTTTCTTAGTGTCCTTCTCGGGACTTCCGGCCATTTGCAAGAACTTCGTAGAGTGATTATCGGATATTATGAAGAGGATAGACGATAGATGTTTCCGTTTATCGATGCGTCCAGAtagtataataattatattgataaaGGAATAAGATaaatgttatttatttgttCTTTGCAGGTGCAATTGCACCACTATTCGCGAACCTAGACTCCCTGCACCCCTACTCCTGAGTCCTGACCACTCTAGTTGCTTTATTTGTTTACTATTCCATTCCTTAGCCTCTAGGTGAGAGAAAAAACAAACAGGCGTATGCTATGGTGCCTATATATATTTGCCTAACTTACTAAAAtgagataaaatttaatatttaaattaaaaatataaaagtaaacaattttttaatatttaaaacttacCATAAAAAGTTACTTCGGCAATTTCGGCACAAAAGTTACAGGCACCATAGAATTGGCCAAACAATAAATTGTATATTCCACCATCAACCCTAACCACCTCTCCCTTTTGGATGGGAATGCGCACAGAAGGTGTCTAGTATTGTACTGTTTAGGCCCAACGCTAATATTGAGCTTTTCTGGTctgtttgttcttttttttatattccgATTGATCTATTAGCTAATGAAGTTATGTAATAGTACTTCTATTGAAGGTTATGCGTGGGAGCgtttaaaagtaaaaacacCATGATATACATCGGTTCGAATATGTCATTTATATGACCAACGAAAGCGGAAATTTACAAAGCCAAACAACTCAACCGCACGAATCATTAGCAATGAAATACATTCAACTTTGGTTACAAACAAGCTTCATCTGAAAGTAAACAGACTAAGGAAATGCAACACCTCAAACTCGGCAAGGCATTGGATGCACGACACACTCGACGAATCGGTGGCGGCACCCATGGTCCCGCAGGTCGGGCAGACGCTTGACCAGCACACTATGGGCTTCCCTGGATCCGACGGTTGGACCCCAATCTGCGGATTTGCGAACAACTGCCCGAAGAGTTCTCTGCACACCTCGATTTTTCCAGCAGCCATTACGTTCGCAAACATTTCAACCCCCCTGCCAGCGTCTGCCTCGTCCCCAACACCAGGCGTCAGCAGCAGCATCGCACACATGTAGCGGGCTTGGACGTCGCCCGCATCGGCGGCCTCAAGCAGGGTCTCACACCCACCGACTCTTCGGCCCATCCAGAAGAATTCCCTCATCCCTATACGGAATATAGCGGCCGGATTTCCTGGGCACTCGCTTTTAAGAAGGAACACATCCTCAGGACGATCCTCCATGTCATAACCGAACACGACGGGTATATCCGCCATGGAGGCCACCTTGTACACCGGAGGTGAGCGTGCTGCGTCTAGAAACACCTTGCAGGTCGCCTGCATGTTAAACAGATCATGGATCGAGGCCGACGCAACCCTTGCTGCAATTCTCTCCCATATTTCACGAGGCAGAAGAGTCAGCGGACAGACGAGTGGGGTCACCactttccctttccctttcgTTCTCCCATATCCGGCCTTCTTTCCCCTTCTGCCTTTCTCGGAGGTTGCACAAAATTTCATcctatttgatttaaatttagtgAATATGTCGTGGAAGCGGAAGGTTAAAGGAGGACCTTCGTTAGTATGGATCACCAGACGCGATGAAGGAAAACTGGGTAGTGAACTTATATACTGCAAAACGGCTCACCAG
The genomic region above belongs to Arachis duranensis cultivar V14167 chromosome 3, aradu.V14167.gnm2.J7QH, whole genome shotgun sequence and contains:
- the LOC107480710 gene encoding putative F-box protein At1g67623; translated protein: MAGSPEKDTKKVDVSVQHECPLNLLPREIWSIIATKVASSSIEDLFNMQATCKVFLGAARSDAVYKHATRFLGNHDGPERRFLDRCLEVGNVDAIVRHGFVEYLRFGRRDKGMELLARASTEGSVEAGYLSSM
- the LOC107480709 gene encoding uncharacterized protein LOC107480709 produces the protein MKFCATSEKGRRGKKAGYGRTKGKGKVVTPLVCPLTLLPREIWERIAARVASASIHDLFNMQATCKVFLDAARSPPVYKVASMADIPVVFGYDMEDRPEDVFLLKSECPGNPAAIFRIGMREFFWMGRRVGGCETLLEAADAGDVQARYMCAMLLLTPGVGDEADAGRGVEMFANVMAAGKIEVCRELFGQLFANPQIGVQPSDPGKPIVCWSSVCPTCGTMGAATDSSSVSCIQCLAEFEVLHFLSLFTFR